Part of the Antechinus flavipes isolate AdamAnt ecotype Samford, QLD, Australia chromosome 2, AdamAnt_v2, whole genome shotgun sequence genome is shown below.
GCAGAGTACTTCAAAGtccatcattttattatttctggagGTTATAATTCTTGcaggtgtatacacacacacatatacacacactagatatatattaaaattacttGAGTAACTTTGAACACATGCCTTACATAATACTCGTCAACAGAGTGGAAAGCAAAAGACCATGTTCTTAATACTCAACAAAATATTATCCACTGAGTATTATTTTGAAAGAGTGAGTTACCATATTTTGTTGTAGTggtataattttataaatatttttgatgtctttttttcttacattctttAACTGCCCCTCTATATCCCTCTCCTCCAATCTCTGAGAGCTATCTCTgatagcaaaacatttttaagaaaaaaaaattcagcaaaacatATACTGGGCATGTTGTTAAATGCAATGTTTCATATCCATGAACTATGttcctctttaaaaaagaagTGTTTCCTTAGCTCTTCTTTTGGaccttgttctttataatttcagaatttttgttgttattgcataATTGTTCTTGCCTATACAGTGTGGTAGtgacccgtccagcaggtcaTCAAGGTGTGGGTCCTGAGGTGGACATTTGTCTGTGAGGCTAGgcctgaaaagggatggggttagaaatgaggagggagaccagttggggtgaaacaaagtctcagtttaatgaatgaagagggtctagttaaatacatttctgaatggggggttgcaaagtaaagaatgtcacaccagatgtgtggcagacatcctggagcctaATCGTTATCTTgcacctgggctgatagggccaatttTCTGGGACACACATcatcttgtctcaggagtttaggGTGTATAGTTTGTTTACGATAAGGTTGTAGCTTCAGAATTTATGTGCAGGCGATTacattcttctttagctctttgattccaaggacatggtctctggcatgtcccccaaggacatggtctctggcattgtagtcatttttatataaaattgttaGGATGTTAGGTGATACCTTGTTTTCCAGAATTAAGATCCCACAAACAAGCTGTTCCCTGAGTTTACTCTCTGATGACCTCAACCACAACAAAATCACATTAGTATTTCACATCTGAGCTCAGACATGCATTAGACAAATTGGGACTAGTACCCATCTTCTGGTCATGAAGCCCTATATGACTCAATCTTGGATCACTATTGCTGTTGCTCATAGGTATAAGTATTGAGGTCTCCCCACATTGCCTTGGGTCCCCCCATTACAGGCAATGGCCTTGCGGGCCCTGTTGCTTGATGGTAAACTGTTTCTCTTATTAAACTTATGTTTGATTACTAATTCTCCTCTCTCTTGTCTGCTCTGTACTACTCTAGTCACCCACAGGTTAGTTCCTTCTAGTTGACAagacttttcatgtttttccacATTCACATTGTTGTTTCTTAGAgcagagtaatattccattacattcatgtatcacaccCAAAACACATGAATGGCATGGAATATTGTGGTGCTCTAAGAAACAATAAAGATGTGAAAAGAATTCCTGCTAACCATGCATCACCCATATTCTACATatgaagctattaaaaaaaaattcaaagtaaaagaTTTCCCCTTTTTAAATTGTACTTTATATTCTGCCCAAATGCTCCAATCTGTcaatatttttcagaattttgatgAACATGTcatctatgttttttttaatttttatttaataattactttatattgacactcacttctgttccgatttttttttccctccctccctccaccccctcccctaaatggcaagcagtcctttatatgttggatatgttgcagtatatcctagatacaatatatgtttgtagaacagaacagttctcttgttgcatagggagaattggattcagaaggtataaataacccgggaagaaaaacaaaaatgcagatagttcacattcgtttcccagtgatctttctttgggtgtagctgcttttgtccgtcatttatcaattgaaactcagttaggtctctttgtcaaagaaatccacttccatcaaaatatgtcctcatacaatatcgttgtcgaagtgtataatgatctcctggttctgctcatttcacttagcatcagttcatataagtctcgccagtcctctctgtattcatcctgctggtcatttcttacagaacaataatattccataacattcatataccacagtttacccagccattctccaattgatgggcatccattcattttccagtttctagccactacaaacagggctgctacaaacattttggcacatacaggtatgTTTTTAATAGCAAATGGGTCATCAAGTCAGTCAACTGTTTTTATTGAATAAGTACAATGTGCCATTGTGCTAGGTTGGAGAGATAACGATATTAAGCAGATTCTCCTCTTAAGGAGCTCAGTCCATTGGTAGCAACATGCAAAGaactatatgcaggataaattgggaaTTTTCTCTGAAGTAAAGCATTAAAAGTAAGGAAGAatactgggaaaggtttcttgtagaaagtgAAATTGTTTTGAGACctaaagaaagtcagggaagctaGGAGGAGAAGAGGTGGACCAGCATGGAGAACAGCTTATGAAAAATCCTCGGGGTGGAATATGCCTTGAAGCAAGAACACCGAGGAGACTAGTAGGACTGGATTAAAACTCATGTGGCAGGAAATAAGGGGAAAGATGataggaaaggtaggaaggggacAGTTAAGGGCTTTGAAAGCCCTTTTGTATTAGATCCTGGAGGTGATGGGGCGCCATGGAAGCTTATTTAATAGAAAGTGTCATGACccgagtttttttttaaaaaatcactttggcaatttAGTGACTAATATGGATTGAAGTGGGGAGAACCTTGAGGCAGTGGACCTATAACTAGCAGGTAAACTGCATTAAGCAGCATTGTGGCAGTGTCAGATGAGAGTATGTCCCTTCTCATCAGAGATGAAGGTAGAAAGGACAGAACTTGGCAACTGGCTGGAAAGATGTGAGATGAAAAGGTCAGGGATGGCATTTTTTCAAGCCTGGGTAATTGGGAGGGTTCCTGAATAGTAACAGGTAAATTTAGGGAGAGGGCAGAGTTTGGAGGGCAGCGAAAAGAACCCCGAGGCACTACATTACATCCTCCCTTCCTAGGAGACACAATCTCACGCTTGGATTTTCTTACATCCTGAGATCGAGCTCCAAATCCCTAATGATTAGGAACAGTTGCAGCTCTATACACAGCAGGGGGACCAGAGAAGGCCCGCAGCTGGCACTAGGATGCTAAATACCGCCAACCTCCGAAGGGACTATAGTCGTAGACACGAAGGGCTGTGCCTGAGTAAGGCAGCAGCCACCAGTACCACGTGGGCTGTGGTACGGCAGCATCCCGCCTAGGAAGTGGTTAATAGATTGGCCGAGAAAGACCGTACCACCTGGTGGAGTTACTGCGCATGCACATCCTCTTCAGGCTGAAAATACCCGGCTCCTGTGACTGCAACTTGTTTGCTAGCGCCTGAGGGGGCGGGGTGCTCATTCAAACGTAAGGAACTAATTCTGCGGGTTATTCTGGGGAGAGAGTACGGTGGCTGCCGGCGGCCAAAACTGCTTCGTTCTGGATTCTAAGCCAGGTGCATCGTTTGGGGTTCTGTCTATCCCTTGGGCTGGGTGTTATCAGCTATAAAATGGTGACCTCAATTGAGACTCACCATCCCTTTTAGATGGCCGACCGTAAAGTCAGCCGATCCTCCCCACCTTACACATAGTCATCTATCTGCCCAGACCTTCTCCCCGCCCCCCTAACTAAAGGCCTACGTCTGCCATGCTGCACCGGGAGCTCAGGCGGCTTTTCCACATTTCTTTCAGCTACTCTAGGCCGGGATGCGGGGAAGCTAGTAAAGATGGGGAAGCGATGGACTGGGAGCGGGGAATCCCCACAGAAGCAATTCATTGGGGTGGGGCAGATGTGATCGATAATAGCGACAATCAGCTGGGCCTGAAGGAAAACTTCCCCGCAGATGCTCGCTGGGAAGGCCTCTCACAGAGGTTTGCTTCGATAACATGCAGGGAGCCAGACCTAATGACTGGGGTTTAGTGTTGCCTATTTTACTGGTTTAGGGACGCGTCCATTCCGCTAGCGATGCCGGGGCGGCGGCGGGGAGAAGAGGGATGGCCTGAAATTGGGAATGAGAGCCCAATAAAAAGAATCTCCCATATAAGACCAGCCTGTTAAGGCTGAACGACAGCACTGTTATGCAAAAGTCGTTCTCGGATACCGCGCTCTTCTCATCTCAAACATTTTAAACCCCCTGTCTCCCCCGTCAGGTTGACCGGATGAGCTCGTCCGGGGCACGTCCCGGCGGCTCGCGGGGAAATTCGAGATTACTTGGCAGCGGGACTGAGTGATTGATTCATTGTATTGCGcgccttttcttctgttttttctccgCAGAGATGCCCTGTTCCGAAGCGATCCCCGCCGGCGTCTCCCCCAGCAAGCGGGCCCGGCCTGCAGAGCCAGAGCCGGAGGGCCCTGTGCGCCTCCGCTTCGCCCGCCTCTCGGAGCACGCCACGGCCCCCTCCAAGGGGTCGGCACGGGCTGCGGGCTATGACTTGTACAGGTGGGTAGGTAGGTGGGTGTAATTGAGTGAGTGGGAGCGTCCGCCCGCTTAGCCCTTTGTGGTCAAGCCTAGACGCAAGGGAGAAACCGTACTAAAGCCTGGAGAGGACTTCGCGACCATTCAGACCCTGTCtcactttgcaaatgaggaaaccgaggctcttAGTCTGGTCTCAAAGCCTTTCAGGGGTCGTGAGTAGCGAAGGCTTGATTCAAACTCAGTTCCTCGGACTTCATCTTTCTTCCCCTTTACCTCTCCCCTTAACTCCGACATGCGAGGTCCTACCTCTCCACAGTTTCCTGTAATCAGATTTTCGCGCCAATTCTGGGCGCTTACTCGTCTGTTGGGGTTTCCCACCAGTTAGTTAGATGCAGTGTCCCAAAAAGCTTAGTGCCGTTTTACGCcactaaaacttaaaatttaatatttaatagctTGAAATGATTAAGCTGTCGAAGCTTACAATGTCggtaagactttggggacacccCCATATTTAGGGTCTCACCAACTTTTAATACCAATAACCAGAGTAGCATATATAGATGGCATACACGCACTCTCGTGTTGTGTTTCAGGTACtatgataagcactttacaattattatctcctttatttctcacaacaacccttagGGAACAAATACTTTAAGGTTCCCTGTGAACCGTTTTCCTCTCTACAAGCATTTTATATCTTGCCCCTGCCCTCTTCTTTCAGCTCACGCTGACGTTGCTACCACTTCAGAGTGAGCGCTGTTTGCCTCTCCCAGGACCCAATTTAATAATTCCCCAACTGATCACCCTGACTCTGAGCTCTTGTTTTCAATCCTTCTTCCACAAAGCTTAATTATCTTTGTAATACACAGTTTTACCATGGCCCTCACTATTCTCGATCTAAAAACCTTTAGGAACCCCCCCCCATTGCCTATtaagataaaacacaaatttcATCCCCAGGCATTTAAGGAACTCCACAGTTTTCCTACTTGTCTTAATAGTCATTAAATACTGTTCTTCTTTCTAAGCAAAATGACctagttaattttttaattcttattgtGTGTTTATATCTAATCTAGTGAACCATAAACTTTATGAGGGCAGgcaatataatttttcttcattgtagCCTATGCTGCCTTCTAGTGGtttgaattgaatggaaaaagAGTATCCCAAATATTAAGAGACAAGAGAAGTAGTgttattatattcaaaataatccCAAGTACTTTTTTTCAGAGAAAGCTAAAATTCCTCAAAACATCTTAGATTCATTTTAGTTAAATCCTGTACACATAATCTTAACATCACACTGAattgaaacttaaaaataaaaacaaaggccAATATTGGGCATCCAGAATTCTATTTTAGACCACTCATatttctaatatgtaaaatggCTTAGAATGGTTAAAATCACACacccctttttaaaatatattttcatcacTAGGTCACAATCCCTTTTACAGCTTAATAGTTGATCTTTTAAAAGTTGCTGCCTGAAATTTTCATCACCTTGTAGCCAAATCTCCTGATGTACCTCTCTGAAACTCAGCACATGTGACCAAAACCATAGGCAAAGCTACCTCAGCTAAAGTTTGGCTTTAGTCCTTAAGAACTCAGGGTTACTTCCATGGCCCAGTGAGACATCAGAGTAGGACTTCAGGTTTTTTGCCGGCTTTCCTAACCTTTAGAATTCTAATCCTTAAGGAGTCTTATAGTGttctttgtaaagaaaagaaaagaaaaaaacctatgaATCTTGGAGGAGTGAATTTTTGTGTAATCTCATTTTAATAGCTGTGTAAAGCAGTGAAGTACttgatttgcctgaggtcactTAGGCCATTATAAGCAATCAGTCCTTTCTTAGAGATTAAATACATAGTAGTTTAAGGTAGTGAATACACAGAATTTACTCCACAAACCGCTGCTAATGTCAAGCTGTTTACAAAACCCAGCAAAGCTTTAACCCTTTTACATATTCTTGGTCTCTTTATTCTTGACTCATAACTTTCTCAGCCTATccccatatttcttctttttattttcattgaagtGAAGTAAGGTCCTTTTAAAAGATCTATCTACTTCTCTAATCTGGCTTCTTGATCTTCATGCACTATTCCTTTcccaatatttaatatattttagaattaagTCATCTCAAATTGTCagcaaaagaactaaaaaaaattgttatcagGTAGCATACTCCTCATGCTGCATGGGAATTTTTGTggagataaattggaaaatgagtgatttgagcattaatttttaagaataaatataGAGATCTAAATTGGCATaagaaaatttattgtttcactTACACATTTCTGATAATCCAGTGCTTTGTCAGTAGAAAATTTAAATTGCAAAATCTACTTTATAACTACTTTGCTTGGTAATTTTTATAGTGCCTACGATTATACCATACCAGCCATGGAGAAAGCCCTGGTGAAAACAGACATTCAGATTTCTCTCCCTCCTGGGTGTTATGGCAGAGTTGGTAAGTGGCTtaataatttatctttctttgtgtttgaaataaacaaaatgatcTTAATCTTCATTTAATCATATATGATCATACATATTTGGAATTATTAATCAAGGATAAATTAAAGACAACAAATACAACTATTTGTAAGTTTCCTATAGCCTAGTATCTCCCACATCTCCCTTGACCCTTTGTTTTTACTGTGAAAGCGTGGTGAGGCAATTTTACCACGAATTGCTGGCACATTCCCAAGAAATCCTACAATAATTGGAGCTAGACAATTATATGCATCTTACATAAATAGGGAAAGCAAAATTTCAGTGTTGAATTATATTCCCACATCTTTGCTATTTTCCCCAGATTAGGAATATACTGTTTGCTAGACTAAATATTCAGTGTCATGAACGATTGGAACAATAGTAAATATTAGGATATTAATATTTGCAGGGTATAGGAGGTCATGGAAAagtcttaaaattttttgttgtcataaaagaaataatcCTGGTAATCTTAATGTCATCAAGTAAAGAGTTTTACCTAAGTAAATAAAGAAACACATAACCTACACTGACTGACCTGATCTTAGACATTAACTGATTAGCAAAACTCCTGGTGATTCAAGGTTTTTGCTTTCCCTAGAATTCCCACTTCTAATAGAAAAGTCATCTCAATTAAGTGAATTTTAGATTAACCAGTTTTAATTTCTTGcgacttttttaaaatttctgtttttcctgttTTAGTAAGTATGGTAAATACAAAATGCCTTCACAGTATTGCTATGAAATTAAAGTCACTCCAGATTTATAAGGTTTATATTAGTGTTGAGATTTATAACTAAGGCTAAATTGTGTCAAAACTTtcagaatatatgtatgtatgtatgtgtgtattccttttaattttatttatttatttggttaagCTCCACGTTCTGGCTTGGCTGCAAAACATTTCATTGATGTAGGAGGTAAGATGTTTACTTCTTATTTCAATCTTATATTTGcaagttttttttctccctcccccccaaaaaaaaatgaaattcaaatttaaaaaaaaaacaatttttttgttttttgattcctgttcaataaaatgaattattttctttattaccaTGTCATCAAGCTTTAGTAAGCTTCAAaggaatcaaaaataatttatgtttttatgtacTTTTTAGTCTTACCATAAAAAATGAAGTGTTTCTTTTTATGGTAAAGTTGCCCATGCTAAAATTTCTAACTCAGTCTAGAACTTATTGGTGTCTTCATCTTCTATTAGTGGGGGAAACCAGTTTTGGCTGTTAGATCTTTTGCTCccacagagtaaaaaaaaaaaaaagaaaagaaagaaattaccaaAAAACCTTTCTAGAGAGATCTATTTCTATGGGTCAGTATAATTAAGAttctgaggaagaaaaggaaccaAGGATGAGTTATTGCATTCTCCCTTTGAAAATCTCAAAAGTAATGTGTAAATGTATAAATTCAAAAAGATGCATATTCTCAAAATAATAAATGTGCACTAACCCATATACAGCTTTAGCAGGAACTGCATATATCTGTAAaccagcaagtatttattaagtagcaCTTGTATGCTAGTCATTAGGGgcaaaaaatttagaattgggaCAATCTgttttcaaaaagcttacattctactggaggaaATACTGTATATGAAGCAAATACATTCATCCCAAATCTGATGACCTAACAGGTTAGTCCACACATTTTGgttattatatttgattctggatgccatatttaaaaacatatctaGCTTGTGTCCAGGACAGAATGGCTGGGCTAGCTATATGTCTTTAAATATGTCATATATAGAGAAGGCAAAAACGTTAAAGATACTTAACCTGAAGAGAAAACTCTTGAGAAGAAATATCTTCATCTCTTTGAGGACCATCATGAAGAAGACACTATTTGAGAAGAGTAACAAAAAATAGGAGCCCTCCTAAAGATCTACAGAAAGCAAGAAACTGCTTTCCCACCTCTCAGTGCTCTCcagatgtcttttgtttttgactAGACTCTGGTGACATCAGCATGGGAAACTTATGTGGCTGACTCTCATGGCCAGTGCAGATCCAGCCCCTGCTCTGCGACCTAACTTTGATACTTAGATACCAGGGGTTAGTGACCTGCCTGGAAATACATCTCCATTATTGATACAGGAGTGACATTGAATCCAGATTTAGCTAATTTAGCTCTACTCgattaacattttgttttttaatagaataagaaACTTTTGCTATTTAGCCTTTTACCAAGATTAGGCTTTTGTCTTCTGAtggataatttaaaatttcttttaggtTTAATTATGTAtagctttgttttcttcaaaggtcCCCTTGCTGACAagcctatttttctttattttaatgttttgtttaaaaGTTAGTATGAAACTGATCAATATAACCAAATAAAAGTGTTTTACCACACCATGGCCAAGGGTCCTACAAACAGCAGTGCTCACCTGGCTAGTGGCCCTGCTTCCAGTCGAGTTCCCAAAACCATCATTCAAGGGAGCAATCTCTGTAGATAAGGGATTGGTCATTCCCATGAGGTACATCCACAGTGTAGGCAGACAAGCCTATCTGAAATAGTAAAGCAACAAGAGgggtagaaaataaatttttgctaATTGAGACCCCATCTCCCTTCGTCTGGAGAGTCTGGAGAGAGCTGGATGCTGATTCATAGGACCCTGAAATAGCAACATTCCACTTGACCCTGCATGCAATCCAACCCCCAAATCCTTTATTCAGGGAATTGGTCCTTACAGAAATATATCCTGGCAAGTGCTTGTGCAGGAGCTGTAGTGCCAAAGAAAATTTCTGGCACTATTAAATAATTCAACATCAGAAACATGATTTTATCATGTGGAAGTGACAGGAAAGATATATTATCATGTGTTCCTGCCCTATATGCTAAGGGGCCTTCCCATCTAACTTGCAGCTGAAGCATCTTAAGGTGTGTCCAAAGTGTTttgaacataataaatgtttttttttttttttttcattaattcttgcCTCTGGACAAAATACAGATACCTCTATCTTATCAAGCCTTTTTTGAAATCTTgttttaacctttcttttttttttttttaattatagctttttttatatacaaaacatatatacataggtaattttttaacattgacccttgcaaaaacttctgtttcagttttactcctccttccctccatcccctcccctcgatggcaggTTGTCCCATACATTTAACCTATCTTTTTAAACCAAATTTTTGGTACACTGCTTTCTAATCAAACTTGTCTACTTGTTCTTCTGCATGATATTCCATCACTCACATCTATGCTTTTTGCTCAAGCTGCTCCCTCCTCTGCCACATTCCCTGAGAATGTGCAGAAGGTTATGATTCTGCCTGTCTGCAGAATACTCCCTGGTATCTGGCTTCTGTCCTTGCACAGCTCAATCTAGGTGAGAAAGTGATATCTCTCATGATGTCACTAGGTGGTAGTATGGGATAATACTTGGGTTGAGGAGCAGCTCTGATGTCTTTTAACTTCATAGTTCAGATCtggaaaaaatttgagaaatcaGTCCAACCTCATTCAGTAAAGTCACATGTAAGGAAGTTGAAATTCATAGCTATGTCCTCAGACTTGTAATATCACACTCTAattccattataccatgctgaACTCTGATATGGTTTACAGTTTAAAGATCCTatgctttatataatatttttccagatgtgtttttaaaaatttttgttacaCTCCTGGTAATTTAAAACTAGTCTAGGCATATATTatctatttgaaaataattttttttgaaatttaaatatttttctcataacCAGTATTTACTGTGCTTAAAACAAAGACCCAAAAAGCATTGaaccaaaagaaatggaaaactaatCCAACAGTTGGTATATATTGTTCATAAAATTGTGGTGTGTCCTTGGATTGTTATGACTTTAAAATGTCTCATAAGCACAGGTTTATCATACCtggcaaaacattttatttcctaaGAAGGATGTTATTAGAATCCCAGGCTGTA
Proteins encoded:
- the DUT gene encoding deoxyuridine 5'-triphosphate nucleotidohydrolase, mitochondrial isoform X1, producing MLHRELRRLFHISFSYSRPGCGEAKMPCSEAIPAGVSPSKRARPAEPEPEGPVRLRFARLSEHATAPSKGSARAAGYDLYSAYDYTIPAMEKALVKTDIQISLPPGCYGRVAPRSGLAAKHFIDVGAGVIDEDYRGNVGVVLFNFGKETFEVKKGDRIAQLICERVFYPELEEVQGLDDTERGAGGFGSTGQN
- the DUT gene encoding deoxyuridine 5'-triphosphate nucleotidohydrolase, mitochondrial isoform X2 yields the protein MLAGKASHREMPCSEAIPAGVSPSKRARPAEPEPEGPVRLRFARLSEHATAPSKGSARAAGYDLYSAYDYTIPAMEKALVKTDIQISLPPGCYGRVAPRSGLAAKHFIDVGAGVIDEDYRGNVGVVLFNFGKETFEVKKGDRIAQLICERVFYPELEEVQGLDDTERGAGGFGSTGQN
- the DUT gene encoding deoxyuridine 5'-triphosphate nucleotidohydrolase, mitochondrial isoform X3 — protein: MPCSEAIPAGVSPSKRARPAEPEPEGPVRLRFARLSEHATAPSKGSARAAGYDLYSAYDYTIPAMEKALVKTDIQISLPPGCYGRVAPRSGLAAKHFIDVGAGVIDEDYRGNVGVVLFNFGKETFEVKKGDRIAQLICERVFYPELEEVQGLDDTERGAGGFGSTGQN